A region of Candidatus Dadabacteria bacterium DNA encodes the following proteins:
- a CDS encoding XTP/dITP diphosphatase: MVSQVYNSQCKTIVIATRNKGKLREFRSILADGYDEILSLADFDEVPEIRETGLSFRENAFIKAKTTSDFLGMDAIGDDSGLVVDALGGAPGIYSARYAGEGSSDNENNEKLLYELKGEKNRNARFVCCIALVLAGGTQEFFEGECHGQIIQEKRGQSGFGYDPVFYVSQYGKTMAELGPDIKNRISHRAIASEKLLSYFSNFK; the protein is encoded by the coding sequence ATGGTTAGTCAAGTATATAATTCCCAGTGCAAAACTATTGTAATTGCCACAAGAAACAAGGGGAAGCTGAGAGAATTCAGATCAATTCTTGCAGATGGCTACGATGAGATCCTTTCTCTGGCGGATTTTGATGAGGTCCCCGAGATAAGGGAAACGGGTCTTTCTTTCAGGGAAAATGCTTTTATCAAGGCGAAAACAACCTCTGATTTTCTTGGGATGGACGCTATTGGGGACGACTCAGGCTTGGTTGTAGACGCTCTTGGGGGAGCTCCGGGGATTTATTCGGCAAGGTACGCCGGGGAAGGGTCTTCGGATAATGAAAACAACGAGAAACTACTCTATGAACTTAAAGGAGAGAAAAACAGAAATGCAAGATTTGTCTGCTGTATTGCTTTAGTTCTTGCGGGTGGTACACAGGAATTTTTTGAAGGCGAGTGCCACGGACAGATTATTCAGGAGAAAAGAGGCCAGAGTGGTTTTGGTTATGACCCGGTTTTCTATGTTTCTCAATACGGAAAAACCATGGCTGAACTCGGCCCCGACATAAAAAACAGAATAAGTCACAGGGCTATTGCCTCAGAAAAGCTTCTGTCATATTTTTCGAATTTTAAATAG